From Citricoccus sp. SGAir0253, a single genomic window includes:
- the acnA gene encoding aconitate hydratase AcnA: MTTVDSFGSKGVLDVQGAEYEIFRLSKVEGAEKLPYSLKVLLENLLRTEDGANITADHVRALASWDPSAQPNTEIQFTPARVIMQDFTGVPCVVDLATMREAIKDLGGDPTRVNPLAPAELVIDHSVQIDSFGNDQAIERNMEIEYQRNGERYQFLRWGQTAFDDFKVVPPGMGIVHQVNIEHLARTVMTREVDGVLRAYPDSCVGTDSHTTMVNGLGVLGWGVGGIEAEAAMLGQPVSMLIPRVVGFKLTGSIPSGATATDVVLTITEMLRQHGVVGKFVEFYGEGVGSVPLANRATIGNMSPEFGSTAAMFPIDDVTLDYLRLTGRSEENIALVEAYTKEQGLWHDPSSEVQYSEYLELDLGTVVPSISGPKRPQDRIELTDAKEQFRKDIHNYASADEAGEGRPSKTVPVSMQDGRQFELDHGAVSIASITSCTNTSNPSVMMAAAVLARNAVEKGLASKPWVKTSVAPGSKVVTDYYEKSGLIPSLEALGFHIVGYGCTTCIGNSGPLESEISQAIQDNDLSVTSVLSGNRNFEGRINPDVKMNYLASPPLVVAYALAGTMDFDFENDPLGQDSEGKDVYLKDIWPDPAEVQQIIDASIDTEMFTKEYGTIFDGDERWQALETPEGDTFAWDPQSTYVRKPPYFEGMQAAPAPVQDIEGARVLLKLGDSVTTDHISPAGSFKSDTPAGRYLLENGVERKDFNSYGSRRGNHEVMIRGTFANIRIKNQLLDGVEGGFTRDFTQDGAPQAYVYDAAQNYQAAGTPLVVLAGKEYGSGSSRDWAAKGTALLGVKAVITESFERIHRSNLIGMGVLPLQFPEGQSADSLGLTGTETFAISGITALNEGTTPKTVKVTATAEDGSVTEFDAVVRIDTPGEADYFRNGGILQYVLRQIAAK, translated from the coding sequence GTGACTACTGTTGACAGCTTCGGCTCCAAGGGCGTCCTGGACGTCCAGGGCGCCGAGTACGAGATTTTCCGGCTCAGCAAGGTGGAGGGTGCCGAGAAGCTGCCCTACTCCCTGAAGGTCCTGCTGGAGAACCTGCTCCGCACCGAGGACGGCGCCAACATCACCGCCGACCACGTCCGCGCCCTCGCCTCCTGGGACCCGAGCGCCCAGCCCAACACCGAGATCCAGTTCACGCCCGCCCGCGTGATCATGCAGGACTTCACCGGCGTGCCGTGCGTCGTGGACCTCGCCACCATGCGCGAGGCCATCAAGGACCTCGGCGGCGACCCGACCCGCGTGAACCCGCTGGCCCCGGCCGAGCTCGTCATCGACCACTCCGTGCAGATCGACTCCTTCGGCAATGACCAGGCGATCGAGCGCAACATGGAGATCGAGTACCAGCGCAACGGGGAGCGCTACCAGTTCCTGCGCTGGGGCCAGACCGCGTTCGACGACTTCAAGGTCGTCCCCCCGGGCATGGGCATCGTCCACCAGGTCAACATCGAGCACCTGGCCCGCACCGTCATGACCCGCGAGGTGGACGGCGTGCTGCGCGCCTACCCGGACTCCTGCGTCGGCACCGACTCGCACACCACCATGGTCAACGGCCTGGGCGTGCTCGGCTGGGGCGTCGGCGGCATCGAGGCCGAGGCCGCGATGCTCGGCCAGCCGGTCTCCATGCTGATCCCGCGCGTCGTGGGCTTCAAGCTCACCGGCTCCATCCCCTCGGGCGCCACCGCCACCGACGTGGTGCTGACCATCACCGAGATGCTGCGCCAGCACGGCGTGGTCGGCAAGTTCGTGGAGTTCTACGGCGAGGGCGTCGGCTCGGTGCCGCTGGCCAACCGCGCCACCATCGGCAACATGTCCCCGGAGTTCGGCTCCACCGCCGCCATGTTCCCGATCGACGACGTCACCCTGGACTACCTGCGCCTGACCGGCCGCTCCGAGGAGAACATCGCCCTCGTCGAGGCCTACACCAAGGAGCAGGGCCTGTGGCACGACCCGTCCTCCGAGGTCCAGTACTCGGAGTACCTCGAGCTGGACCTGGGCACGGTCGTGCCGTCCATCTCCGGCCCGAAGCGCCCGCAGGACCGCATCGAGCTCACGGACGCCAAGGAGCAGTTCCGCAAGGACATCCACAACTACGCCTCCGCGGACGAGGCCGGCGAGGGCCGCCCGTCCAAGACGGTGCCGGTGTCCATGCAGGACGGCCGCCAGTTCGAGCTGGACCACGGCGCGGTGTCGATCGCCTCGATCACCTCCTGCACCAACACCTCCAACCCCTCCGTGATGATGGCCGCCGCCGTGCTGGCCCGCAACGCCGTGGAGAAGGGCCTGGCCTCCAAGCCGTGGGTCAAGACCTCCGTGGCCCCGGGCTCGAAGGTCGTCACCGACTACTACGAGAAGTCGGGCCTGATCCCGTCCCTGGAGGCCCTGGGCTTCCACATCGTCGGCTACGGCTGCACCACGTGCATCGGCAACTCCGGCCCGCTGGAGTCCGAGATCTCCCAGGCCATCCAGGACAACGACCTGTCCGTGACCTCGGTGCTGTCCGGCAACCGCAACTTCGAGGGCCGGATCAACCCGGACGTGAAGATGAACTACCTGGCCTCCCCGCCGCTGGTGGTCGCCTACGCCCTGGCCGGCACGATGGACTTCGACTTCGAGAACGACCCGCTGGGCCAGGACTCCGAGGGCAAGGACGTCTACCTCAAGGACATCTGGCCGGACCCGGCCGAGGTGCAGCAGATCATCGACGCGTCGATCGACACGGAGATGTTCACCAAGGAGTACGGCACCATCTTCGACGGCGACGAGCGCTGGCAGGCGCTGGAGACCCCGGAGGGCGACACCTTCGCCTGGGATCCCCAGTCCACCTACGTCCGCAAGCCCCCGTACTTCGAGGGCATGCAGGCCGCCCCGGCGCCGGTCCAGGACATCGAGGGCGCGCGCGTGCTGCTCAAGCTCGGCGACTCCGTGACCACGGACCACATCTCCCCGGCCGGCTCCTTCAAGTCGGACACCCCGGCGGGCCGCTACCTGCTGGAGAACGGCGTGGAGCGCAAGGACTTCAACTCCTACGGCTCCCGCCGCGGCAACCACGAGGTGATGATCCGCGGCACGTTCGCGAACATCCGCATCAAGAACCAGCTCCTGGACGGCGTCGAGGGCGGCTTCACCCGCGACTTCACCCAGGACGGCGCCCCGCAGGCCTATGTCTACGACGCCGCGCAGAACTACCAGGCCGCCGGCACCCCGCTGGTCGTCCTGGCCGGCAAGGAGTACGGCTCCGGCTCCTCCCGTGACTGGGCCGCCAAGGGCACCGCACTGCTGGGCGTCAAGGCCGTCATCACCGAGTCCTTCGAGCGCATCCACCGCTCGAACCTCATCGGCATGGGCGTGCTGCCGCTGCAGTTCCCCGAGGGCCAGTCCGCGGACAGCCTGGGCCTGACCGGCACGGAGACCTTCGCGATCTCCGGGATCACCGCCCTCAACGAGGGCACGACCCCGAAGACCGTCAAGGTCACCGCCACCGCCGAGGACGGCTCGGTCACCGAGTTCGACGCGGTCGTGCGCATCGACACCCCCGGCGAGGCGGACTACTTCCGCAACGGCGGCATCCTGCAGTACGTGCTGCGCCAGATCGCCGCGAAGTGA
- the dxs gene encoding 1-deoxy-D-xylulose-5-phosphate synthase: MGLLDTIRSPQDLGRLTPAQVRRLAEEIRTFLIANVSRTGGHLGPNLGVVELTLAIHRTFDSPRDAVVFDTGHQSYVHKLVTGRQDFSTLRQQGGLSGYGDRGESVHDVVESSHASSSLSWADGISRAWTLRGEGDRYVVAVIGDGALTGGMAWEAINNIAADRDRRVVIVVNDNGRSYAPTVGGLANQLSGLRRAFLDKLRTHRRYEDTLGFWKDRLQESGPAGRFVYRSLHATKKGVKDWWAPQGLFEDLGMKYIGPINGHDQAELEEALADARNYAGPVIVHAMTEKGHGYAPAVAHQDDQFHAIGRIDPETGEPVASSSGPSWTSVFGDEMVRLADEREDIVAITAAMKIPVGLGAMAERHPRRVYDVGIAEQHAVTSAAGMAFGGLHPVVAVYATFLNRAYDQVLMDVGLHRAGVTFVLDRAGVTGPDGPSHHGMWDLALLQSVPSLRIAAPRDAERLREELREAVAVEDAPTVVRFSKGSVGPEIAALERLEDGVDVLLRLGAASTEPGATRDVLIVAVGSLAELGLDVAARLDGQGISATVIDPRWVLPVHPSVIRLAAQHRIVVCLEDGVRAGGVGSRIRQEMRAAGVDTALNEVGLPVEFLAHGTREQVLERTGLTARQVAQDTVAQVLGTKVPFARPLTGQIRTVADHARPGGGDGTGSIPTTEAQQ; this comes from the coding sequence GTGGGCCTTCTCGACACCATCCGCTCCCCGCAGGACCTCGGCCGGCTCACGCCCGCCCAGGTGCGCCGGCTGGCGGAGGAGATCCGGACCTTCCTCATCGCCAACGTCTCGCGCACCGGCGGCCACCTCGGCCCCAACCTGGGCGTGGTGGAGCTGACCCTGGCCATCCACCGCACGTTCGACTCGCCGCGGGACGCCGTCGTCTTCGACACCGGCCACCAGTCCTACGTGCACAAGCTCGTCACGGGCCGCCAGGACTTCTCCACGCTGCGCCAGCAGGGCGGCCTGTCCGGCTACGGGGACCGCGGCGAGTCGGTGCACGACGTCGTGGAGTCCTCCCACGCCTCCTCCTCGCTGTCCTGGGCGGACGGCATCTCCCGCGCGTGGACGCTGCGCGGGGAGGGCGACCGCTACGTCGTCGCGGTGATCGGCGACGGCGCGCTGACGGGCGGCATGGCCTGGGAGGCCATCAACAACATCGCCGCGGACCGGGACCGCCGGGTCGTGATCGTCGTCAACGACAACGGCCGGTCGTACGCGCCCACCGTCGGGGGCCTGGCCAACCAGCTCTCGGGGCTGCGCCGGGCGTTCCTGGACAAGCTGCGCACCCACCGCCGCTACGAGGACACCCTCGGCTTCTGGAAGGACCGGCTGCAGGAGTCGGGCCCGGCCGGGCGCTTCGTGTACCGCTCGCTGCACGCCACGAAGAAGGGCGTGAAGGACTGGTGGGCCCCGCAGGGGCTCTTCGAGGACCTGGGGATGAAGTACATCGGCCCGATCAACGGGCACGACCAGGCCGAGCTGGAGGAGGCCCTCGCGGACGCGCGGAACTACGCCGGTCCCGTCATCGTGCACGCCATGACCGAGAAGGGGCACGGCTACGCGCCCGCCGTGGCGCACCAGGACGACCAGTTCCACGCGATCGGGCGGATCGACCCGGAGACCGGCGAGCCGGTGGCCTCCAGCTCCGGCCCGTCCTGGACCTCGGTGTTCGGGGACGAGATGGTGCGCCTGGCCGACGAGCGCGAGGACATCGTGGCCATCACGGCGGCCATGAAGATCCCCGTCGGCCTCGGCGCCATGGCCGAGCGGCACCCCCGGCGCGTCTACGACGTCGGCATCGCCGAGCAGCACGCGGTCACCTCCGCGGCCGGCATGGCCTTCGGCGGTCTGCACCCCGTGGTGGCGGTCTACGCGACGTTCCTGAACCGGGCCTACGACCAGGTCCTCATGGACGTCGGACTGCACCGCGCCGGCGTCACCTTCGTGCTGGACCGCGCCGGGGTGACCGGGCCGGACGGGCCCAGCCACCACGGCATGTGGGACCTGGCCCTGCTGCAGTCCGTGCCGTCGCTGCGGATCGCCGCCCCGCGGGACGCCGAGCGCCTGCGCGAGGAGCTGCGCGAGGCCGTCGCCGTGGAGGACGCGCCCACCGTCGTCCGCTTCTCCAAGGGCTCGGTGGGCCCCGAGATCGCCGCGCTGGAGCGCCTCGAGGACGGGGTGGACGTCCTGCTGCGCCTGGGCGCGGCCTCCACCGAGCCCGGCGCCACGCGCGACGTGCTCATCGTGGCGGTCGGCTCGCTCGCCGAGCTCGGGCTGGACGTGGCGGCCCGCCTCGACGGCCAGGGCATCTCCGCCACCGTCATCGACCCCCGCTGGGTCCTGCCGGTGCACCCCTCGGTGATCCGCCTCGCCGCGCAGCACCGCATCGTCGTGTGCCTCGAGGACGGCGTGCGCGCCGGCGGCGTGGGCTCGCGCATCCGGCAGGAGATGCGCGCGGCCGGCGTGGACACCGCGCTCAACGAGGTGGGGCTGCCGGTCGAGTTCCTGGCGCACGGCACGCGCGAGCAGGTGCTCGAGCGCACCGGGCTGACCGCCCGCCAGGTCGCGCAGGACACGGTGGCCCAGGTGCTCGGCACCAAGGTCCCCTTCGCCCGCCCCCTGACCGGCCAGATCCGCACCGTGGCCGACCACGCCCGCCCCGGCGGCGGGGACGGCACCGGTTCCATCCCGACGACGGAGGCCCAGCAGTGA
- a CDS encoding TrkA family potassium uptake protein, with amino-acid sequence MKVVIAGAGAVGSSIGRELLANGHEVLLVDTKPEVVTRSGLRGVKWLIGDACELAVLKEAHLESVDVLVAATGDDKANLVVSLLAKSEFGVGRTVARVNNPKNDWLFDESWGVDVAVSTPRIMTALVEEAVETGDLVRLLTLRSGRTTLVEFTVPAGHWTEGRRLGSVSWPVDVAVVAVIRDTRPITPSDDDVMEVGDELFFLASEEAEARLRDILVPEEERQARAARRTRRDAVRDQAEQSPAAPQSEEAAG; translated from the coding sequence ATGAAGGTCGTCATCGCCGGGGCCGGCGCCGTCGGGTCCTCCATCGGCCGGGAGCTGCTGGCCAACGGCCACGAGGTGCTGCTGGTGGACACCAAGCCGGAGGTGGTCACCCGCTCCGGGCTGCGCGGCGTGAAGTGGCTCATCGGCGACGCGTGCGAGCTCGCCGTGCTGAAGGAGGCGCACCTGGAGTCGGTGGACGTGCTCGTGGCCGCCACCGGCGACGACAAGGCGAACCTCGTGGTGTCCCTGCTGGCCAAGTCCGAGTTCGGGGTGGGCCGGACCGTGGCGCGCGTCAACAACCCGAAGAACGACTGGCTCTTCGACGAGTCGTGGGGCGTGGACGTGGCGGTGTCCACGCCGCGGATCATGACGGCGCTCGTGGAGGAGGCGGTGGAGACGGGTGACCTCGTGCGCTTGCTGACCCTGCGCTCGGGCCGCACCACGCTGGTCGAGTTCACCGTGCCCGCCGGCCACTGGACGGAGGGGCGCCGGCTCGGCTCGGTGTCCTGGCCCGTGGACGTGGCGGTGGTGGCGGTCATCCGGGACACCCGGCCGATCACGCCGAGCGACGACGACGTGATGGAGGTCGGGGACGAGCTGTTCTTCCTGGCCTCGGAGGAGGCGGAGGCCAGGCTGCGGGACATCCTCGTGCCGGAGGAGGAACGCCAGGCCCGGGCGGCCCGCCGGACGCGGCGCGACGCGGTCCGGGACCAGGCGGAACAGTCCCCGGCGGCGCCTCAGTCGGAGGAGGCCGCCGGCTGA
- a CDS encoding TrkA family potassium uptake protein: MAHYVIMGCGRVGASLALTLERRGHSVAVVDQDEHAFRRLGRHFGGQRVTGVGFDRDALSRARIQDAYAFAAVSSGDNSNIIAARVARETFGVEHVVARIYDPGRAEIYQRLGIPTVAAVRWSTDQVLRRILPDSDLAGEFRDASGRILMAEVRVSPGWIGRPLSALEAAAGVRVAFVTRFGEGVVPDAGTLYQQGDVVHAVMAVGEQDEAERVLARGPEGAGGLPGEAGAGLAEQDTAVEGNGERS; this comes from the coding sequence ATGGCCCACTACGTGATCATGGGCTGCGGCCGGGTGGGGGCGTCCCTCGCCCTGACGCTCGAGCGCCGCGGGCACTCGGTGGCCGTGGTGGACCAGGACGAGCACGCCTTCCGGCGCCTGGGCCGGCACTTCGGCGGGCAGCGGGTGACCGGCGTCGGCTTCGACCGCGACGCCCTGTCCCGCGCCCGGATCCAGGACGCCTACGCCTTCGCCGCCGTCTCCTCGGGGGACAACTCGAACATCATCGCCGCGCGCGTGGCCCGCGAGACCTTCGGGGTGGAGCACGTGGTGGCCCGCATCTACGACCCCGGCCGCGCGGAGATCTACCAGCGCCTCGGCATCCCCACCGTGGCGGCCGTGCGCTGGTCCACGGACCAGGTGCTGCGCCGGATCCTGCCCGACTCCGACCTCGCCGGGGAGTTCCGTGACGCCTCCGGGCGCATCCTCATGGCGGAGGTGCGGGTCTCCCCCGGGTGGATTGGCCGTCCGCTGTCCGCCCTCGAGGCCGCGGCCGGCGTGCGGGTCGCCTTCGTCACCCGCTTCGGCGAGGGCGTCGTGCCGGACGCCGGCACGCTGTACCAGCAGGGCGACGTGGTCCACGCCGTCATGGCCGTCGGCGAGCAGGACGAGGCGGAGCGGGTGCTGGCCCGGGGCCCGGAGGGCGCCGGGGGGCTGCCCGGCGAGGCCGGGGCCGGGCTGGCGGAACAGGACACGGCGGTCGAGGGGAACGGGGAGCGCTCATGA
- a CDS encoding class I SAM-dependent RNA methyltransferase, with product MTSIHDHRTAEAARDPLREPTGASVPEVLTLETGPMAHGGHCVARHDGRVVFVRHAIPGEVVRAVVTEAGDGARFWRADVVEVLQPSEFRRTHQWKLADSLRAHTAGRLPVGGAEYGHIVLPHQRRLKAQVFRDTVARIAGLQLDVHVTGAPGDDPSGLHWRTRNAFAVTPTGRLAMHAHRSTVLVPVRNMPLGVPELDALKLWELDLAGIERVDVATPAGGDSALVLFTPAEGVDPGPLAGRMHRQTARLPEGTSVALLLPPERPEDRPGLQRLRGRTWTQEVVTTREHGTRSFRITGDGFWQVHRAAPSMLVEAVMAAADPRPGQVVADLYAGAGLFSAFLADAVGPEGLVLSVEASPGASRDARRNLHGVAQAAVLNGLTDRVLGGWLKQRTAPVAECGLDGRRVDTVVLDPPRAGAGKTAVERIHRLAPDRIVYVSCDPASFARDLGLLTQAGWTAESVDVYDLYPDTHHMESVALLVRR from the coding sequence ATGACCAGCATCCATGACCACCGGACCGCCGAGGCGGCCCGGGACCCGCTGCGCGAGCCCACCGGCGCCTCCGTCCCCGAGGTGCTGACCCTGGAGACGGGCCCGATGGCCCACGGGGGCCACTGCGTGGCCCGGCACGACGGCCGGGTCGTCTTCGTCCGGCACGCCATCCCCGGGGAGGTGGTCCGGGCCGTGGTGACCGAGGCCGGTGACGGGGCGCGGTTCTGGCGGGCCGACGTCGTGGAGGTGCTGCAGCCCTCGGAGTTCCGCCGCACGCACCAGTGGAAGCTGGCGGACTCCCTGCGGGCCCACACCGCCGGACGGCTGCCGGTGGGCGGGGCCGAGTACGGCCACATCGTGCTGCCCCACCAGCGCCGGCTCAAGGCCCAGGTCTTCCGGGACACGGTGGCGCGGATCGCCGGGCTGCAGCTGGACGTGCACGTCACGGGCGCCCCGGGGGACGACCCCTCGGGGCTGCACTGGCGCACGCGCAACGCCTTCGCGGTGACCCCCACGGGCCGGCTGGCCATGCACGCCCACCGCTCCACCGTGCTCGTCCCGGTGCGGAACATGCCCCTGGGCGTGCCGGAACTGGACGCCCTGAAGCTGTGGGAACTGGACCTGGCCGGGATCGAGCGCGTGGACGTGGCCACCCCGGCCGGCGGCGACTCTGCCCTCGTCCTGTTCACCCCGGCCGAGGGCGTGGATCCCGGCCCGCTCGCCGGCCGCATGCACCGGCAGACCGCCCGGCTGCCCGAGGGCACCTCCGTGGCCCTGCTGCTGCCCCCCGAGCGGCCGGAGGACCGGCCCGGGCTGCAGCGGCTGCGGGGCCGGACCTGGACCCAGGAGGTCGTCACCACGCGCGAGCACGGCACCCGGTCGTTCCGGATCACCGGCGACGGGTTCTGGCAGGTGCACCGCGCGGCGCCGTCCATGCTGGTCGAGGCCGTGATGGCCGCCGCCGACCCGCGGCCGGGGCAGGTCGTCGCCGACCTGTACGCCGGGGCCGGGCTGTTCTCCGCGTTCCTGGCGGACGCCGTCGGGCCCGAGGGCCTCGTGCTCTCCGTGGAGGCCTCCCCGGGGGCCAGCCGCGACGCGCGGCGCAACCTGCACGGCGTGGCGCAGGCGGCCGTGCTCAACGGGCTGACGGACCGGGTCCTGGGCGGGTGGCTCAAGCAGCGCACCGCCCCCGTGGCCGAGTGCGGCCTAGACGGCCGGCGCGTGGACACCGTGGTCCTCGACCCGCCGCGCGCGGGGGCGGGGAAGACCGCCGTGGAGCGGATCCACCGGCTGGCCCCCGACCGGATCGTCTACGTCTCGTGCGATCCGGCCTCCTTCGCCCGCGACCTCGGCCTGCTGACCCAGGCCGGCTGGACCGCGGAGTCCGTGGACGTCTACGACCTGTACCCGGACACCCACCACATGGAGTCGGTCGCCCTCCTCGTCCGGCGCTGA
- a CDS encoding DUF3159 domain-containing protein, with the protein MTDPGAPAPDPLDAALRRVGSAAATTEDGSLDVLATVGGWRGLLESVLPSAVFLVAFIATGHLWGAGIAAVAAAGVFSVVRLAQRQSPLQALAGLAAVALCVVVALNTGEARDYYLWGFLTNAAYIAALSLSVLVRWPLLGLLFGMVRNEGLDWRRDPRRRRRYALATWFLVAALGLRLVVQVPLYLAELLTALGTARLVMGLPLYALALWLGWLVSAPAGRSPADEERLEHPVHPVRPPRAGEGGGTGSPRHREPDQPAASSD; encoded by the coding sequence ATGACTGATCCCGGCGCCCCCGCACCGGACCCGCTCGACGCCGCCCTGCGCCGCGTCGGCTCCGCGGCCGCGACCACCGAGGACGGCTCGCTGGACGTCCTGGCCACGGTGGGCGGCTGGCGCGGGCTGCTCGAGTCGGTGCTGCCCTCGGCCGTGTTCCTCGTCGCCTTCATCGCCACCGGCCACCTGTGGGGGGCGGGCATCGCCGCCGTCGCGGCCGCCGGCGTGTTCAGTGTCGTGCGCCTGGCCCAGCGCCAGAGCCCGCTGCAGGCCCTCGCCGGGCTGGCCGCCGTCGCGCTGTGCGTGGTGGTGGCCCTGAACACCGGTGAGGCCCGGGACTACTACCTGTGGGGGTTCCTCACCAACGCCGCGTACATCGCGGCGCTGTCCCTCTCGGTGCTCGTGCGCTGGCCCCTGCTCGGCCTGCTGTTCGGCATGGTCCGCAACGAGGGCCTCGACTGGAGGCGGGACCCCCGGCGCCGCCGCCGCTACGCCCTGGCCACGTGGTTCCTCGTCGCCGCGCTGGGCCTGCGCCTCGTGGTGCAGGTCCCGCTGTACCTCGCCGAGCTGCTGACGGCCCTCGGCACCGCCCGGCTGGTGATGGGGCTGCCGCTCTACGCCCTCGCGCTGTGGCTGGGCTGGCTCGTGTCCGCCCCGGCCGGCCGCTCGCCGGCGGACGAGGAGCGCCTGGAGCACCCCGTCCACCCGGTCCGCCCGCCGCGGGCGGGGGAGGGCGGCGGGACGGGGTCCCCGCGCCACCGCGAGCCGGATCAGCCGGCGGCCTCCTCCGACTGA
- a CDS encoding APC family permease, with protein MTRVLDTVRRVLVGRPYDTERLGSRPLRRGVALPVFSASALSSVAYAPDEILLTLALGGTAALALGPGIGLVVVAVMLLIVLSYRVSIRAYPRGGDYAITRANLGPWAGVTAGAAMMLDLVFAVAVSVAAMAHYLAAVFPALAGREPWVAVGGVVLLALANVRGTGRGRTVPAVLVYSFLALLFGMVATGLLQDLGGALEPARSAAMEPVPDEAFAQGLGGAAVAVLAVRAFSSGSALATGVEVPASNVDAMAAPRIRTARFVMLAMGLLAAASTAGVMYLAERTGVVFVLDPATGLRTAAGEPVPADYVQNPVLAQLANAVFGHGAPLAGALMLAVAVLLVLAGHSAFKSFPELTSRLARDGYLPRQLLTRGDRLGYTNGIALLTLAALVLVAGFRAQTALLVQLYVIGVFLSFTVSQLGMVRHWTRVLVQTPGTRARQAVRTRRAVNLIGFVVAALVAVVVLITRFSQGAWVALLAIAAMVFVMSRIRAHYEAVAAELDLTPAEDARALPSRVHAIVLVMGVQRPTLRALAYARASRPSSIEAVVVDLDKEATRSLLAEWDRLELPVPVTVLASPYREMAEPLIRHLRALRRTSPRDLVVVYIPEYVVARGWQSLLHNRTAARIKDRLHREPGVMIASVPWQLSGREPSGAAVEAGAKAQ; from the coding sequence GTGACAAGGGTCCTGGACACGGTGCGCCGCGTGCTGGTCGGCCGGCCGTACGACACGGAGCGGCTCGGCAGCCGCCCGCTGCGCCGCGGCGTGGCGCTGCCGGTGTTCTCCGCGAGCGCGCTCTCCTCGGTGGCCTATGCCCCGGACGAGATCCTGCTGACGCTGGCCCTCGGCGGCACCGCCGCCCTGGCCCTCGGTCCGGGCATCGGCCTGGTGGTCGTGGCCGTCATGCTGCTGATCGTGCTGTCCTACCGCGTGTCCATCCGCGCCTACCCGCGCGGCGGGGACTACGCCATCACCCGCGCCAACCTGGGCCCCTGGGCCGGCGTGACGGCCGGTGCGGCGATGATGCTGGACCTCGTGTTCGCCGTGGCCGTCTCGGTCGCGGCCATGGCCCACTACCTCGCCGCGGTCTTCCCCGCCCTCGCCGGCCGCGAGCCGTGGGTGGCCGTGGGCGGCGTCGTGCTCCTGGCCCTCGCGAACGTGCGCGGCACCGGCCGCGGACGCACCGTCCCGGCGGTGCTCGTGTACTCCTTCCTGGCGCTGCTGTTCGGCATGGTCGCCACCGGCCTCCTGCAGGACCTGGGCGGCGCCCTCGAGCCGGCCCGCTCGGCGGCCATGGAGCCGGTGCCGGACGAGGCCTTCGCGCAAGGCCTGGGCGGGGCGGCCGTGGCGGTCCTGGCCGTGCGGGCCTTCTCCTCCGGCTCGGCGCTGGCCACGGGGGTGGAGGTCCCCGCCTCGAACGTGGACGCGATGGCCGCCCCGCGCATCCGCACCGCGCGGTTCGTCATGCTCGCCATGGGCCTGCTGGCCGCCGCCTCCACGGCCGGGGTGATGTACCTGGCCGAGCGCACCGGGGTGGTGTTCGTCCTGGACCCGGCCACGGGCCTGCGCACCGCGGCGGGGGAGCCGGTCCCCGCCGACTACGTCCAGAACCCGGTGCTGGCCCAGCTGGCCAACGCGGTCTTCGGCCACGGCGCGCCCCTGGCCGGCGCCCTCATGCTCGCCGTCGCCGTGCTGCTCGTGCTCGCCGGGCACTCCGCCTTCAAGTCCTTCCCGGAGCTGACCTCCCGCCTGGCCCGGGACGGCTACCTGCCGCGCCAGCTGCTCACCCGCGGGGACCGGCTCGGCTACACCAACGGCATCGCCCTGCTCACCCTCGCCGCCCTCGTGCTGGTGGCCGGGTTCCGCGCCCAGACCGCCCTGCTCGTGCAGCTGTACGTGATCGGCGTGTTCCTGTCCTTCACGGTGAGCCAGCTGGGGATGGTGCGGCACTGGACGCGGGTGCTCGTCCAGACCCCCGGCACGCGCGCGCGGCAGGCCGTGCGGACCCGCCGGGCCGTGAACCTCATCGGCTTCGTCGTGGCCGCCCTCGTGGCGGTCGTGGTGCTCATCACCCGGTTCTCCCAGGGCGCGTGGGTCGCGCTGCTGGCCATCGCGGCCATGGTGTTCGTCATGTCCCGCATCCGCGCCCACTACGAGGCCGTGGCCGCCGAGCTCGACCTGACGCCGGCCGAGGACGCCCGGGCCCTGCCCTCCCGCGTGCACGCGATCGTGCTCGTCATGGGGGTGCAGCGCCCCACCCTGCGCGCCCTGGCCTACGCCCGGGCCTCCCGGCCCTCCAGCATCGAGGCGGTCGTGGTGGACCTGGACAAGGAGGCCACCCGGTCCCTGCTGGCGGAGTGGGACCGGCTGGAGCTGCCGGTGCCCGTCACGGTGCTCGCCTCCCCGTACCGCGAGATGGCCGAGCCGCTGATCCGGCACCTGCGGGCGTTGCGCCGCACCTCCCCGCGCGACCTCGTGGTGGTCTACATCCCGGAGTACGTGGTGGCCCGCGGCTGGCAGTCCCTGCTGCACAACCGGACGGCCGCCCGCATCAAGGACCGCCTGCACCGCGAGCCCGGCGTGATGATCGCCTCGGTGCCGTGGCAGCTCTCCGGACGCGAGCCGTCCGGGGCGGCGGTCGAGGCCGGGGCGAAGGCCCAGTAG